From the Mycobacterium noviomagense genome, the window GTCGTAGTGAGCCTGCACGTCCTCGAAGAACGGGGTCAGCGGCACGGACATGAGCGGTGGGAGCCTTTCTGCCGACAGCGTCATGACGGCTCGATGCCTTCGTTGCATGCTAGATAAATTGCGGGTCGCCTCTCGTCGCCGACACGGCCCGGGTGTGAAGGCAACAATCCCGTAGCGGTCATTAGACCGCGCTCAGCATAGCGCCCACGGCCAGGCCAAGCACCAATAAGGCGCCCGCCAGGCGGACGTGCACCCAGGCCAGCGCGGCGTACCACAGCGGCCAGACGGGGTAGTTCGCGGGCGGCTGGTCAGGTGGCGGCTGGCGAAAATACGGCCAGACCTTCAGCATTCGTGGCAGCGCCAGAACAACGGTCAACGCCGGCCACGGCATTGCGCGGACCGCCACCGCCACCGCGACCAGCACATAGAAACCGACCATCATGGCCAGCGTCACAACGCGTGCGCGCGCTGCGCCGAGCACGACCGGCAGCGTATGGATCCCGAGCGGCCGATCGTACGGGATTTTGTCGATGTGCTTGCCCATCAACACCGTCGTGCACAGCAGCCCGTAAGGCAGCGAAGCCAGCAGCACGTTCCAGCCGACCGTGCCCACCGCCGAGTAGTACGTGCCGCACACCATCAACGGCCCCCAGACGACGAAGACGTCCGGCTCGCCCAGCCCGCGCTTCTTGAGCCGCAGCGGCGGCGCGGTGTACGCGACGCTCAGCATGAACCCGCTCAGCGCGAACGCAAGTACCGGCCAGCCGCGGGCCAAGCTCAGCACCACCAGGATCACCAGGTCCGCCAGGTTGACGACAGCGATCGCCAGCAGCAGGGTCCGGCGGCTGACCAGCCCCGAGAGCACCGGGTGCGGCGCGTAGAGCGCCCGCGGGTAGCTCTCGCTGTCGGTGCCGACCTGGGTGTCGTAAAGGTCGTTCATCAGGTTGTTGGCTATGTGCGCCAACGTGATTCCCACGATGGCCAGTACCAGCCAGCGCCAGTCCAACCCGGGCTTGCCGACGGCCAGCAACGCAGCGACCAGACCGGCAACCACGGTCATGGGCAGCACCGCCGCCCGGGTGACGACGATCCAGCGGGTGATCGTGTCAACCGGTCCGTCCGGGGGCGGGTTGGTGGTGCGCAGCGCGTAGGCCCACGACTTCAGTCGCGAACGGGCCGTCAGCTCAGGCATCGAGGTTCTCACGCCGCGGCGGCACGATCGGCGCGGGGTGCGGTTGGGCGTTGAACTTCTCCAGAGACCCGCCGGCCTCCACAATCCCGCAGAGCGCGCTCCAACTGAGCATGGTGAGGTAGTCGATCAATTCCTCTTTGCTCATCCGCGGATCCGAGATCCAGGAGTGGGTGGCCAGCTGCACGCCGCCGACGATCATGTAGGCCCACGGTCCGACCCCGCCGGTGTCCATCCCCACCTCTTGCATACGGCGGCGCAGCATCACCGAGAGCATGCGGGCGATGATTCGCTCGGAGTCGGCGATCACCTTGTTCTTGCTGGGCGAACTGTTCGCCATCACGAACCGATAGGGTTCCGGCTCGGCGGAGACCGTTTCGACGTAGACCCGGATGATCTCGCGGGTCAAATCGAAGCCGTCCATGTTCGCCGACAGCGCTGCGGCCATGTTGGGGATCAGCGTTGTCTGCGCGAAGCGCATCAGCACCGCACTCGTCAGATCGTTCTTGTCGACGAAGTAGCGGTACAGCACGGTCTTGGAGACCCCGATCTCGGCGGCGATCTCGTCCATGCTCAGGAAGCGGCCGTGGCGGCGAATCGCGGTAATGGTGCCGTCGATCAGCTCGTTGCGGCGCTCCACCTTGTGCCGGTGCCAGCGCCGTTTTCGACCATCAGTTTTGACGGTCCCCGCCGGAGCATGTTGCGCCACTATCGCCGATTCCCATTCACTAGACGCCTCGATACTACGGGTTTCTACGACGGGTTTCCTTCATGTGGCCAAGGGGCGGTTACAGTAACCGGCGCCTTGGCGACGACGCGACTAGGAATCACCGCGGCCGGATAGCGGATGATGGTCTGGTGGCCCCCGAACCGTATCGGCCAGAGCTAGCGGCGGCCCATGCGCAGCCGATGACAAGCCCGGCACGCCGGGCCGGTGTTTCGTTCGCCGAATCGTTCGTCGGAGCCGATGGCGAGGCCGACGCGCAGCGGCGCCGCGCGCTACGCCGGATGAAGGTCGTGGCGCTGAGTTTCCTGGTCGGCGCCAGCGTGGTGTTTCTGGGCTGCCGGTGGGCGCAGGCCGGCGGTTCGGCCGCCGCCTGGATCGGCTACGTTCGCGCGGCCGCCGAGGCCGGCATGGTCGGCGCGATGGCCGACTGGTTCGCCGTCACCGCGCTGTTCAAGCATCCACTCGGCATTCCGATCCCGCACACCGCGATCATCAAACGCAAAAAAGACCAGCTCGGCGAGGGCCTCGGGACTTTTGTGCGGGAGAATTTCCTGTCCCCGCCGGTCGTCGAATCGAAGTTGCGGGACGCTCAAATTCCCAGCCGGCTCGGCAAGTGGCTCTCCCAAGCCGACCACGCGCAGCGGGTGGCCGCCGAGACGGCGACCGTGCTGCGGGTACTGGTGGAGCTGCTGCGCGACGACGACGTCCAGCACGTCATCGACCGCATGATCATCAAGCGCATCGCCGAACCCCAGTGGGGTCCGCCGGTGGGCCGGGTGCTGGCCACCTTGTTGGCCGAAAACCGCCAGGAAGCGTTGATCCAGTTGCTGGCCGACCGGGCCTTCCACTGGTCACTGAACGCCGGCGAAGTCATCCAGCGGGTGGTCGAGCGCGACTCCCCGAGCTGGTCGCCGCGGTTCATCGACCATCTGGTCGGCGACCGCATCCACCGCGAGCTGATGGACTTCACCGACAAAGTGCGCCGCGACCCCAATCACGAACTGCGCCGCTCGGCGACCCGGTTTTTGTTCGACTTCGCCGAGGACCTGCAGCACGATCCGGCCACCATTGCCCGCGCCGAGGCCGTCAAGGAACAGCTGATGGCCCGCGACGAGATCACCAATGCCGCGGCGACGGCGTGGAAGACGCTGAAAAGGCTGGTGCTCGAGGGTGTCGACGACCCATCCAGCGCACTGCGGAGCCGCATCACCGACACCGTCATCCGCATCGGTGAATCGCTGCGCGACGACGCCGACCTGCGCGACAAGGTCGACAACTGGATCGTGCGGGCCGCACAACACCTGGTCTCGCAGTACGGGGTGGAGATCACCACGATCATCACCGACACCATCGAACGCTGGGACGCCGAGGAAGCCAGCCGACGCATCGAGCTGCACGTCGGCCGCGACTTGCAGTTCATCCGGATCAACGGCACGGTGGTGGGTGCGTTGGCCGGGCTGTTGATCTACACGGTCGCCCAACTCCTTTTCTGAGCAGTGCTAACAGTGCTTGCAATAGTTAGCACTAGGCCGTACGGTGGTGTCGTCGCACCGACCGACTAAGGGAGTTCACCAATGCCGCAGGAGGAGAAGCTTGCCGCAGTGGTGTCCACCGCCGCGGCCGACATCGGCAGTTTCATCAGGGCGCAGCGTGAGGCGGCGCAAGTATCGGTGCGGCAACTGGCCGAGAAGGCCGGTGTCAGCAACCCGTATCTGTCCCAGATCGAGCGCGGGTTGCGCAAACCGTCCGCGGATGTGCTGAACCAGATCGCCAAGGCACTGCGGGTCTCCGCCGAGGTTCTCTACGTACGGGCTGGGATTCTCGAGCCCAGTGAGACCAGCGAGGTGCGAGACGCCATCATCACCGACACGGCGATCACCGAGCGGCAAAAGCAGGTCCTGCTCGACATCTACACGTCGTTCGTCCAGCAGAACGAAGCCCAGCAAAACGAAGCCGCACGTGAGGAGCCTGCGCCTGCCTAACTCCCGATCAGGCGGTAATTAACCGCATCTAGGAAAACCGTTCCGTGAAACGATCCTCCGAACGACCCATGAAAGGAAACAACATGGCCGAGAACCCGACCGCTGACGATCTGAGGGCGCCGTTACTCGCGGCATTGGGCGCCGCCGACCTGGCTTTGGCCACGGTCAACGACTTGCTCGCTGAATTGCGCGAACGCGCCGAAGGGACCCGCACCGACACCCGCAGCCGGGTCGAGGAGCGCCGCGCCCGTCTGGCCAAGCGGCGCGAGGAGCTGCCCGAGCAACTGCGCGAGCAGCTGCGCGAGCTGCGTGGGCGGTTTACCGCGGATGAGCTGCGCTCGGCCGCCGAAGGCTACCTCGAGGCCGCGACCAGCCGGTACAACGAGCTGGTCGAGCGCGGCGAGCTCGCTCTCGAGCGGCTGCGCAGCCAAGGTCGCTTCGATGAGGCGTCGGCGCGCGCCGAGGGCTATGTCGACCAGGCGGTGGAGTTGACCCAGGAGGCGCTGGGCACGGTCGCGTCGCAGACCCGCGCGGTCGGTGAGCGCGCCGCCAAGCTGGTTGGTATCGAGCTGCCCAAGAAGCAGCAGGCGGCCAAGAAGACGCCCGCCAAAAGCACGCCGGCAAAGAAGACTCCGGCCAAGAAGACCGCGGCCAAGAAGGCGCCGGCCAAGAAGGCGCCGGCCAAGAAGGTCACCCAGAAGTAATTCGCTTCGGCCGCTGCCCGCTGTGGCAGCGGCGGGTCAACAACACACTCGACTCCGGGTCGCCTCGCCGAGGCGGCTCGGAGTCGACGTCTGTGACACAACCCGCATAGGCTTACGGCGTGAGCCTTGTGCATACCGTCCTGGTCATCCTGCTGATCGGCGTACTGATGACGACGCTGTACGCGTTTGTGCATGCGGCAATGCAGCGTCCCGACGCCTACACCGCCGCGGAGAAGCTGACCAAGCCGGTCTGGCTGCTGATCCTGGGCGCTGCCATGCCGCTCGCATGGCTGCTGGGCGTCCTGGGTATGGCGATCGCGGCCTGCGCGTCGGGGGTCTACCTGGTTGATGTCCGGCCGAAATTGCTTGAAATTCAAGGTAAATCGCACTAGCGGCATGCGAGCCGTGATCGCCGTCGCCGCGGCGACAGGCGTGGCGCTGCTGGGCGCTGCCTCGGCATCGGCCGATTCCAGCACAGGGGTGACGCCGCCGTTCGTGGACCACACCGAATGGGTGCACTGGGGCAACCTGTCCAGCCTGCGGGTCTACCCGACGCCGTCGGGCCGCGCAGCGGCGATCCGGGAGGCCGACCCCGATGAGGCCTGGAGCGAGGTGCTTGCGCTGGCCCCCGACGCCAACAGCGCCAGCATGCACGCGCAGTTCGTCTGCCACTGGCAGTTGGCCGAGCTGGCGCAGCCCGGCAAGGTCAGCTGGAACCTCGAGCCGTGGCGGCCAGTGGTCGACGACACCACGATGCTCGCGTCCGGCTGCAATCCCGGCGGCCCCGAAGAGCCGCTGTAGTGCGGGCTCCGCTCACCCGCAAGGAACTGGCCGGCCTGGTCGACCACACCCTGCTCAAACCCGAGGCGACTGCGGCCGACGTGGCTGCCGTCGCCGCCGAAGCCGCCGAGCTCGGCGCGTATGCGGTGTGTGTTTCGCCGTCAATGGTGCCGATCGCGATCGGCGCCGGTGTGCGGGTCGCCGCGGTGGCCGGTTTTCCGTCGGGCAAGCACCTGTCCGCAGTCAAGGCGCAGGAAGCGGAGTTGGCGGTGGCTGCCGGCGCCAGCGAGGTCGACATGGTCATCGACATCGGCGCCGCACTGGCCGGTGATTTTGCCGCGGTTCGCTCCGACGTCGCTGCGGTGCGCGCGGCGGTGCCGGCTGCCGTGCTCAAGGTGATCGTGGAGTCCGCAGCGCTACTGAGGCTGCGCGACGCCGACACGTTAGTGCAGGTGTGCCGCGCCGCCGCGGAAGCCGGCGCCGATTTAGTCAAGACCTCCACCGGGTTCCATCCCGCGGGCGGCGCGTCGGTGCACGCCGTGGCGCTGATGGCCGACGCCGTCGGCGGGCGGCTCGGGATCAAGGCCAGCGGCGGCATCCGCACCGCTACTGACGCGCTGGCCATGTTGGAGGCGGGCGCCACCCGGCTGGGGTTGTCGGGCACCCGCGCGGTGCTCGACGGACTGCGCTGAAGGTGTCAGAGGCTGCCGAAGCAGTCTTGACCGGTCTGCGGCTGCGACGACGACGCCGGGATGGTGGCGTTTTGGCTTGAAAACGTCGCCTGCACACCGGAATCGGTGACCTTCACGCTGTCGGCGTGGATGCCTAACGGATAGTTCTGGGTCGCTTTCGAGGTCAGGTCGTCGAGGTTCTTCTGCACCGTATCGGTCGACATCTTCGAGCCGAGCGCCTTCAATTCGACCACCTGCAGCGACAGCCCGTTGTTGGCGATCTGCGGCTTGACGGTGGCGCTGTCCAGCAAGCCCTTCAATTGGACGGTGCCGTCGCTGGTGTTGGTGGTGACCTTGCTGGTGACCAGGCTGCCGATCACCGGGATGGCGTCCTGAATGGAGTCCTTGATCCCGTCCGACGACCAGGTGATGGTGCCGTTGATCGACCCGATCGTGCCCTTGGAGGTCCCGGAGTTCGCCAGCCGCACATCGCGGATGTCAAGGCTGATCTTCATGCCCTTGGCGCTGCGCACCTGATTGCCCGCCGTCTGTACGGAGATGCGGGTGTAGTGCCCGGTGATGTACTGCCACAGCACCGGCGGTGCCGCGGCGAACGACACGTTCGCGGAGTCCTGCACCTCGCACTGCACCGCGTTGGTCACCTTGCTGTCGGCGGCGTGCCGAGTGTAGAGCTCGGCGCCGATGAGCCCGGCCAGGACCAACGCCAGCACGGTGACCAGGGTGAGCATGATGGCCGTGGGGTTGCGGAAGAAGCCGCGGTGGGTTTTCACGGGCTTGTCTTTCGACTCGGGTTGCATGGACAGCCGCGTTGTGGCCTGGTCGGACCCCTCTGGCCCGGGACCGGGCTGGCGCGGCTGCTGGGTAGGCGGGCGGCCAGGCTGCTGCTGCGGCGGAGGCGGGGGCGGTCCGGGCTGCTGTGGCCGGGACGACGGCGGCGGTCCGGGTTGACGCGGCGGAGGGCCGGCCGGGCGGCGCGGCTCCTGCGGACGGCGCGGCTCCTGGGGGCGGCCGGGATATGGAATCCGCTGGGTTGGCGACTGCGACGGCGGAGGCGGGGGTTGCGGACCAGGGGTGGTCGGGCGCGCCCATTCCGAGGGGTCGCCGCCGGAAGGCCCTTGCGGATTCGTCACCAGCGCGATTGTGCCTTATTGAACTGAGCGAAGTCTATGAGGTCTACAGCTTGGCGAAGCAGGGGTCCGATTCGCCGGGTGGAATCGATGCGTTGCGCGTCGAAAAGTGCGCTGCCACACTGTCGTTGGTGACCTGCACGCTGTCGGCGTGAACACCGAGCGGATAGTCGTTGGTCAGGCTGGACGCGAAGGTGTCCAGCGCTGCCTGCGCGGTCTCGTGCGGCACGGTGGTACCCAGCGCCGTCACCTTGACCACCTGCAGCGACAACCCGTTATTCGCGACCTGCGGCTTGACGGTGACACTGCCCAGACCCAGTGCACCCCTGAGCTCGACCGTGCCGTCAGCCGGGTTGGTGGTCACGGTATTGACCAGGCCACCCAGGAACGGGACAGCGTCTTGCACCGTTTGCTTGATGCCTTCTGACGACCAGGTGACGTTGGCGTCGAGTGCGCTGATGGTGCCCTTGGAATTGGCGTTGCCGTTCAGATCGACCTTGTCGATGTGAATATCGGCCTTCATGCCCTTGGCGCTGCGGATTTGGTTGCCCGCCGTCTTTATCGAGATATCGCGGTAATTGCCGGTCAGATGCTGCAGCAGGAACGGGGTGGGGCCGAACGACACGCTCACCTTGTCCTGGACGACGCATTGAGTGGCCGCGGCGACCACGCTGTCGGCGCGGTGGCGTGCATACAACTCGGCTCCGATAACGCCGGCGATCAGCAGCGCCACCACGATTACGACAGCCAGAACGATCGACAGCGGGTCGCGCAGGAAGCGGCGCTTGGTTTTCACGGGTGCTGACGTGCCCTCCGACGGCGGCTGACCAGGCGGCGGGCCAGCCGGGTAATCCTGTGGGTACGGCGCCTGGCCGGGCGGGGGTGCAGCCGGGTAGTCCTGCGGGTACGTCGGCTGGCCGGGAGGCGCTGCCGGGTAGTCCTGTGTCGGCTGGGTCGGCTGCGTCGGCCCGCTCGGAGGTGGCTCGGACTGTCCCGGGACCGGCTCCGTGCGATCGCCTGGAGGCTGATGCTCACCGGGATGCATTTGCCCGGTTGGCGCCTCGGACGGTGCCGCGGGTTCCTCAGCCGGACTCTCGCTTGCTGGGCGGGCCCACTCCGACGGGTCCTCGTGTGGCGGCCCTTGCGGATTTGTCACCCGCGCGATTCTGCCTTATCGAGGTGGGGGATGGCGGCCCGATTTCGCAGCACGGCGATCGTGTCGCGGGCCGCGGCAACGGTGTCGAGATCGACGTCGGCGAGCACCAGCTGCGGCTGCGGGCCCGCGGCCGCTACGACCTCGCCGAATGGCGATGCCACCAGGCTGCCGCCCACACCCAGCGGGGCCTTGGAGTCGGTCGAGCCCGAGTCGGCCTGCCCCGCTGCGGCGACGTAACTGGTCGAGTCCAGTGCGCGGGCCCGGGCCAGCAGCGTCCACTGCTCCAGCTTCCCCGGACCTGAGCCCCATGACGCGCTGACCGTGATCAGTTGGGCACCGCGGCTGGCCAACTCGATGTAGAGCTGAGGAAACCGCATGTCGTAGCAGGTGGTCAATCCCACGCCGACGCCGTCGACGGTGATCACCACCGGCTCGCGGCCCGGGGCGACGGTGCGTGACTCGGTGAAGCCGAAAGCGTCGTACAGGTGGATCTTGTGGTAGACGGCGTCGGTGGCCGGTCCCGCCGCGATCAGCGTGTTGGTGACGCGCCCGTCGCCGGCGGGAGTGAACATCCCGGCGATCACCGTGATGCCGGCATCTGCTGCGATCCGGCGCACCCCGTCGGCCCACGGTCCGTCGACCGGCTCGGCGATCGGGCCCAACGGGACGCCGAAGCGGCACATGGTCGCTTCTGGAAACACCACCAAGGTCGCGCCGGCGTCGGCGGCCCGGCTGCTGTACTCGCGCACAAGCTGCAGGTTGGCTGCCGGATCGGTGCCGCTGAGGATCTGCGCCAAGGCAATCCGCATGATTGCCAGCCTAGGGGCGATCGCAAGCGCGGCGGAGCCGGGCGCAGCGGGTCGCCCCGGTTGGTGTTGGGCGATCGCAAGCGCGGCGGAGCCGGGCGCAGCGGGTCGCCCCGGTTGGTGTTGGGCGATCGCAAGCGCGGCGGAGCCGGGCGCAGCGGGTCGCCCCGGTTGGTGTTGGGCGATCGCAAGCGCGGCGGAGCCGGGCGCAGCGGGTCGCCCCGGTTGGTGTTGGGCGATCGCAAGCGCGGCGGAGCCGGGCGCAGCGGGTCGCCCCGGTTGGTGTTGGGCGATCGCAAGCGCGGCGGAGCCGGGCGCAGCGGGTCGCCCCGTCGGCGAGGGCCGTATGCACCACAGCGCAACCGTCAGGCGTTCTCACTGATCCACATCGTGGTGAATCGCTGCTCGGCGATCAGCAACTCGACCAGTTGGCTGCCGATGAAATTTTCGATCTTGCCGCCGACCAGCGGGATGCGCACCTCGACGGTGGCCCGAAAGGTCAACCGCGCCCCGCCGGTTTCGGGCAGCGGCGCCAGCACTGCCGTACCAGTCAGCCCAACCGGCGCGTCGAGGATTGACCCGGTGACGGTCGCGTGCGCGCTGCCGCCGGTGACCGGGCCCCACGTCTCCTCCCGCCGGATACACAGATCGCCGCGGTGAAACTGGGTGACCAGCCCCGGCAGCCGGTCGCTGCGCAAAACCTGGGTAGTGATCACGTCGATGCTGCCGTCATCGCCCACCTGCATCGAGTCCAGGGTGGCGTCATCGGCACCGGAATCGGCCAGTCGGGCCAGCCAATAGTTCTCGTCACTGAACGCCTGATGAACCTGTTCGACGGTGCCGCCGTAATCGGCGGACATGTCGAATGAACGCGGCATAGCAGGTCAGGCTACCGTCAAGGCCCATGAAACGGGGCGGTGTCGGTTCGCGGTTCGCCGGTGCTCACGTCGCCGAGGCGGTCGCCTTGGCGCCGCTGACCACGCTGCGGATCGGCCCGGTCGCGCGTCGCGTCATCACCTGCACCAGCACCGAGCAGGTGGTCGCGGTGCTGCGGCAGTTGGACGCCGAACGTGTTGAGCCGCTGCTGGTATTGGCCGGGGGCTCCAATGTGGTCATCGCCGACCACCTGACCGACCTGACCGTCGTGCGGCTGGCCAATAACCGCATCAGCATCGACGGCAACACCCTGCTCGCTGAGGCCGGCGCGGTGTGGGACGACGTCGTCGTGGCGTCCATACAGCACGGGCTGGGCGGGCTGGAGTGCCTGTCCGGTATCCCCGGCTCGGCCGGCGCCACCCCGGTGCAGAACGTCGGCGCGTACGGCGCGGAAGTGGCCGACACCATCACCCGGGTTCAGCTGCTGGACCGGCGCAGCGGCGAGGTGCGTTGGGTGCCGGGGCGAGACTTGCGCTTCGGCTACCGCACCAGCGTGCTCAAGCATTCGGAGGCGGCGGTCGCCTTGGAGGTCGAATTCGCGCTGGACGCCGCAGGCCGCAGCGCGCCGCTGCGCTACAGCGAGTTGACCACAGTGCTGGGCGTAGCCATCGGCGACCGAGCCGACCCGACAGCGGTTCGCCAAGCGGTGCTGAACTTGCGCAGACGCAAAGGCATGGTGCTCGACGCCGCCGACCATGACACCTGGAGTGTGGGATCGTTTTTCACCAATCCCGTTGTCGCGCAAGATGTTTACCAAAGGCTGGCCAACGAAGCCGATCGGCCGGTGCCGCACTGGCCGGCGCCGGGCGGGATCAAGCTGGCCGCCGGCTGGCTGGTAGAGCAAGCCGGATTCAGCAAAGGCTACCCCGCTGAAGATGGCGCCCCCTGCCGGCTGTCGACCAAGCATGCGCTTGCTTTGACCAACCGCGGTCACGCCACCGCCGCCGACGTGGTGGCGCTCGCCCGCACCGTGCGCGACGGTGTCCGCGATGTGTTTGGCATCACACTCACGCCAGAACCGGTGCTGGTCGGCTGCGTTCTGTAGCGCGGCTGACCGGAACCGGCCCTTATCCCCGGTATCTTTGTCTGCCGTGAGCACACCCCGCGCCCTGCCGCCCATCACCCGGCGTCGGGCTTTGACGACGCTTGCGATGGGGATGTTCGCACCGAACGTGCTCGCCGCCTGCTTCGGTGGTGCCAGCAAAGAATCCGCAAAGCCCAAAGCACCGCCGGCGCCCAGTTTGACGTTTCATCCCGTCGACGCCACCCGCAATATCGTGCCCACCGCACCGGTCAGCGTCGAAGTCCGCGACGGCTGGTTTCAGCATGTGGTGCTGAAGAACTCCGCCGGCAAGGTGGTCGCAGGCGCGCTCAACCGCGACCGCACCGTCTTCACGATCACCGAGCCACTCGGCTACGACGCGACCTACACCTGGAGCGGCTCGGTGGTCGGCCACGACGGCAAGGCCGTCCCAATAGCCGGCCGCTTCAGCACGCTGACGCCAAAGAAGGTCATCGACGGCGGTTTCCAACTCGCCGACGGGCAGACCGTCGGGATCGCGGCACCGATCATCATCCAGTTCGACGCGCCGATTGCCGACAAGGCCGCGGTCGAGCGGGCCCTGACCGTCACCACCGACCCACCCGTGGAGGGCTGTTGGGCGTGGCTGCCCGACGAGGCGCAGGGATCGCGGGTGCACTGGCGCACCCGCGAGTACTACCCGCCGGGCACCAAGGTCAACGTCGACGCCAAGCTGTACGGATTGGCATTCGGCGACGGCGCGTACGGCAAGCAAGACATGAGCCTGAACTTCCAGATCGGGCGGCGCCAGATCGTCAAGGCCGAGGTCACCTCGCACCGTATCCAGGTGATCCGCGACGAAGGCGTCATCATGGACTTCCCGTGCAGCTACGGCGAAGCCGACAAGCCGCGCAACGTCACCCGCAACGGAATCCACGTCGTCAGCGAGAAATACGCCGACTTCTACATGTCCAACCCGGCCGCGGGTTACAGCAATGTCCACGAGCGCTGGGCGGTTCGGATTTCCAACAACGGCGAATTCATCCACGCCAACCCGATGAGCGCTGGAGCGCAAGGCAATACGAACGTCACCAACGGCTGCATCAACCTGTCGACGTCGGACGCCGAGCAGTACTACAGCAGCGCGATCTACGGCGACCCGGTCGAGGTGACTGGCAGCTCCATCCAGCTGTCGTACTCCGACGGCGACATCTGGGACTGGGCCGTGGATTGGGACACGTGGACGAGCATGTCGGCGCTGCCCGCGCCGACGGGAACCAATCGATCGCCCGCGGCGATGCCGCGAACCGCTCCCGCGACGCCGAGCACCGCCCCCACGCTGTCAGGTACGCCCACCACGACGCGGCCTAGCGTGCGACCCGGCGGGTAGCGCTGGCCTGATCGCGGGGCCGGATCACCACCTGATCGATGTTGACGTGCGGCGGCCGGGACGCCACGAAGCCGATCACCTCGGCGATGTCTTCGGCGACCAGCGGTGTCATGCCGGCGTAGACGGCATCAGCGCGCTGCTGGTCGCCGGCAAAGCGCACCAATGAGAACTCCGTTTCCACCGCGCCGGGCGCAATCTCGGTGAGCCGCACCGGTTTTCCGAGCAGCTCGCCGCGCAGCGTGCGGTGCAGTGCGCTTTGTGCGTGCTTGGCCGATGTGTAGCCCGAACCGCCGTCGTAGACCTCGAAAGCGGCAACAGAAGTGACGGTGACGATCAGCCCGTCGCCGGAGTCGATCAGCTTGGGCAGCAGCGCCCGGGTCATCCGCAGCGTGCCAAGCACGTTGGTCTCCCACATCCAGCGCCACTGCTCGAGGTCGGCGTCGGCGACGGGCTCCAATCCTTTGGCGCCGCCGGCGTTGTTGACCAGCACGTCGACCCGGCTCAGCCCCCGCGCCAGTTTGTCCACCGCTGTGTCGTCGGTCACATCGGCGATCACGGCGGTGCCTGCGATCTCGTCGGCCAGCGCGGCGACCCGCTCCGCGCGACGCGCCACCGCTACTACGTGAAACCCTTGTGCTGCAAGGGTTCTCGCGGTTGCTGCACCGATTCCGGAGCTGGCGCCGGTGACCACCGCAACCCGCTTGTCCGCCTCTGGTGTCGTCATCTGACCAACTCTAGATAACCGTGCTAAATTTCCCCGTGTGTACCTGAGTGCCGTGCTGGGGCTGTGTCTCTACGCAGACTGTGCGTGTTGTTGCCGCGCAGTCTGCGCCTCCTGAGCGACCACAACCCAACGCTGGTGTGGCCAGGCCCGCCACCGGAACTCGACAAGGACACCCCGTGCGCTCGACCTCACTCAGCACCCATTCGCACACCCGTAAGCCCGCGCTGCGTTCCCGGCACAACGTCATCGCGCCGTCGCTGCACCTGTCCGACGCCGCCGCGGCATCGGTTTTCCGGGCGGTGCGGCTGCGCGGCCCGATCGGTCGCGACGTCATCGCCACTGTCACCGCGCTGAGCATCGCGACGGTCAACCGCCAAGTCATCGCGCTGCTCGACGCCGGCCTCCTCCGTGAACGCGCCGACTTGGCCGTCGCCGGCGCCATCGGGCGCCCCCGCGTGCCCGTGGAGGTCAACCACGAGCCGTTTTTGACCCTGGGCATCCACATCGGGGCGCGCAC encodes:
- a CDS encoding TetR/AcrR family transcriptional regulator, which codes for MAQHAPAGTVKTDGRKRRWHRHKVERRNELIDGTITAIRRHGRFLSMDEIAAEIGVSKTVLYRYFVDKNDLTSAVLMRFAQTTLIPNMAAALSANMDGFDLTREIIRVYVETVSAEPEPYRFVMANSSPSKNKVIADSERIIARMLSVMLRRRMQEVGMDTGGVGPWAYMIVGGVQLATHSWISDPRMSKEELIDYLTMLSWSALCGIVEAGGSLEKFNAQPHPAPIVPPRRENLDA
- a CDS encoding helix-turn-helix domain-containing protein; the encoded protein is MPQEEKLAAVVSTAAADIGSFIRAQREAAQVSVRQLAEKAGVSNPYLSQIERGLRKPSADVLNQIAKALRVSAEVLYVRAGILEPSETSEVRDAIITDTAITERQKQVLLDIYTSFVQQNEAQQNEAAREEPAPA
- a CDS encoding DUF2599 domain-containing protein — encoded protein: MRAVIAVAAATGVALLGAASASADSSTGVTPPFVDHTEWVHWGNLSSLRVYPTPSGRAAAIREADPDEAWSEVLALAPDANSASMHAQFVCHWQLAELAQPGKVSWNLEPWRPVVDDTTMLASGCNPGGPEEPL
- a CDS encoding heparin-binding hemagglutinin; translated protein: MAENPTADDLRAPLLAALGAADLALATVNDLLAELRERAEGTRTDTRSRVEERRARLAKRREELPEQLREQLRELRGRFTADELRSAAEGYLEAATSRYNELVERGELALERLRSQGRFDEASARAEGYVDQAVELTQEALGTVASQTRAVGERAAKLVGIELPKKQQAAKKTPAKSTPAKKTPAKKTAAKKAPAKKAPAKKVTQK
- a CDS encoding prenyltransferase, which produces MPELTARSRLKSWAYALRTTNPPPDGPVDTITRWIVVTRAAVLPMTVVAGLVAALLAVGKPGLDWRWLVLAIVGITLAHIANNLMNDLYDTQVGTDSESYPRALYAPHPVLSGLVSRRTLLLAIAVVNLADLVILVVLSLARGWPVLAFALSGFMLSVAYTAPPLRLKKRGLGEPDVFVVWGPLMVCGTYYSAVGTVGWNVLLASLPYGLLCTTVLMGKHIDKIPYDRPLGIHTLPVVLGAARARVVTLAMMVGFYVLVAVAVAVRAMPWPALTVVLALPRMLKVWPYFRQPPPDQPPANYPVWPLWYAALAWVHVRLAGALLVLGLAVGAMLSAV
- a CDS encoding DUF2516 family protein, with the translated sequence MTTLYAFVHAAMQRPDAYTAAEKLTKPVWLLILGAAMPLAWLLGVLGMAIAACASGVYLVDVRPKLLEIQGKSH
- the deoC gene encoding deoxyribose-phosphate aldolase, which produces MRAPLTRKELAGLVDHTLLKPEATAADVAAVAAEAAELGAYAVCVSPSMVPIAIGAGVRVAAVAGFPSGKHLSAVKAQEAELAVAAGASEVDMVIDIGAALAGDFAAVRSDVAAVRAAVPAAVLKVIVESAALLRLRDADTLVQVCRAAAEAGADLVKTSTGFHPAGGASVHAVALMADAVGGRLGIKASGGIRTATDALAMLEAGATRLGLSGTRAVLDGLR
- a CDS encoding DUF445 domain-containing protein; translation: MTSPARRAGVSFAESFVGADGEADAQRRRALRRMKVVALSFLVGASVVFLGCRWAQAGGSAAAWIGYVRAAAEAGMVGAMADWFAVTALFKHPLGIPIPHTAIIKRKKDQLGEGLGTFVRENFLSPPVVESKLRDAQIPSRLGKWLSQADHAQRVAAETATVLRVLVELLRDDDVQHVIDRMIIKRIAEPQWGPPVGRVLATLLAENRQEALIQLLADRAFHWSLNAGEVIQRVVERDSPSWSPRFIDHLVGDRIHRELMDFTDKVRRDPNHELRRSATRFLFDFAEDLQHDPATIARAEAVKEQLMARDEITNAAATAWKTLKRLVLEGVDDPSSALRSRITDTVIRIGESLRDDADLRDKVDNWIVRAAQHLVSQYGVEITTIITDTIERWDAEEASRRIELHVGRDLQFIRINGTVVGALAGLLIYTVAQLLF